One part of the Mytilus trossulus isolate FHL-02 chromosome 11, PNRI_Mtr1.1.1.hap1, whole genome shotgun sequence genome encodes these proteins:
- the LOC134689783 gene encoding uncharacterized protein LOC134689783: MASLQEAQKANVQNDYDDLLTCSICLETFRNPKYLPCLHTFCELCINTYILSIVKEEKAIGFKCPVCRNLAPFDKSRGTPETWAKQLPGNHFILSMIDRKAIQKFEKLCDTCEQKNVSQKAVSFCTVCEESYCEPCEANHKLYKVLRNHKTIQFKNIDEYTTSSENFGFVNCEEHPDKNIEIFCKDHLKPCCTVCATVHHRKCEEVVTVDKATSGIKQSMKARELMVKLIETSDKLGKGIIIHKDSMTTFEEGIEVVLADIQSQKDELIRRLNELELQLQNETHATKKKISLKMCDAATELSSLKSNVDNWKNIFEACTLQGSDLQVLVKMEEISSRIPQIEKDISKVEREIKDVSVSFKQEVITLNCLGSLKVTERSVQLGTGLKKVNFHSGCVTVLATIDVDVNKGCQRVLSGVFIDDNIILTDKANSRILCCDHNGLTKEEFKMPSQPTDVARMGDRKIAVASDSRQIYLMDIQPFTLIRTMIIDASVWGLSYIDGVFITAYNSTITWLNSETGVKIKACNTGFDTRFVTSYKTDEYLYFSGNKSICFKSAKGEGFDYESNQLSYAFSQDIDYDENIYTTGFDTKNIHQLTPTGQLVRIIPISKIDPTITDNPWVIRFQQNSNRFLLTFYQTGKVLVCEID, from the coding sequence atggcGTCATTACAAGAAGCACAGAAAGCCAATGTGCAAAACGATTATGATGATTTATTGACTTGCTCAATATGTCTAGAGACTTTCCGAAATCCAAAGTATTTACCATGTCTACACACATTTTGTGAGTTGTGTATTAATACTTACATTCTGTCAATTGTTAAAGAAGAAAAAGCCATTGGATTTAAATGTCCGGTCTGTCGAAACCTAGCGCCGTTCGATAAAAGTCGAGGCACACCAGAAACATGGGCTAAACAGTTACCAGGTAATCATTTTATACTTTCAATGATTGACAGAAAAGCAATacagaaatttgaaaagctttgtgATACGTGCGAACAGAAAAACGTTTCACAGAAGGCAGTATCATTCTGCACTGTATGCGAAGAATCATATTGCGAACCATGCGAAGCTAATCATAAGTTGTATAAAGTATTAAGAAATcacaaaacaatacaatttaaaaatatagacGAATATACTACTTCATCCGAAAATTTTGGGTTCGTTAATTGTGAAGAACATCCGGACaagaatattgaaatattttgcaagGATCACTTGAAACCATGTTGTACAGTTTGTGCCACGGTTCATCATAGAAAATGTGAAGAGGTTGTCACCGTAGACAAAGCAACTTCTGGTATAAAGCAATCAATGAAAGCACGAGAACTCATGGTGAAATTGATAGAAACCAGTGACAAATTAGGAAAAGGTATTATAATACATAAAGACAGCATGACAACTTTTGAAGAAGGTATTGAAGTTGTCCTGGCTGATATCCAATCCCAAAAGGATGAACTTATCAGACGTTTAAACGAACTTGAACTTCAGTTACAGAACGAAACACATGCTACGAAGAAAAAGATATCTCTAAAAATGTGCGACGCAGCTACTGAGTTGTCGAGTTTAAAAAGTAATGTTGATAACTGGAAAAATATCTTTGAAGCATGCACTCTGCAAGGTTCGGACCTCCAAGTCCTGGTAAAAATGGAAGAGATTTCAAGTAGAATACCTCAGATTGAGAAAGATATATCAAAGGTAGAACGTGAAATAAAGGACGTGTCGGTATCATTCAAACAAGAAGTCATCACCCTAAACTGTCTTGGTAGTTTGAAGGTCACAGAAAGATCAGTACAACTAGGAACTGGGTTAAAGAAAGTTAATTTCCATTCAGGATGTGTTACAGTTCTAGCAACCATTGACGTTGATGTTAACAAAGGTTGTCAAAGAGTGTTAAGCGGAGTTTTCATCGATGATAATATCATTCTGACAGACAAAGCGAACTCCAGAATACTGTGCTGCGATCATAATGGATTAACGAAAGAGGAATTTAAAATGCCAAGCCAACCAACCGACGTTGCAAGAATGGGTGATAGGAAAATAGCCGTTGCTTCGGATTCAcgacaaatatatttaatggaCATACAACCATTTACTTTAATCCGTACAATGATCATCGATGCTTCTGTTTGGGGACTAAGTTATATAGATGGAGTGTTTATAACGGCTTATAATTCAACCATAACGTGGTTGAATTCtgaaactggtgtgaaaataaaagcTTGTAACACAGGTTTTGACACACGATTTGTTACAAGTTACAAGACAGACGAATACTTATATTTTAGTGGAAACAAATCTATTTGTTTCAAATCGGCAAAGGGTGAAGGATTTGATTATGAGAGCAATCAATTATCGTATGCGTTCAGCCAGGACATTGATTATGATGAGAACATTTACACAACTGGGTTTGATACTAAAAACATACACCAGCTGACTCCAACTGGACAACTAGTTAGAATTATTCCTATTTCGAAAATAGACCCAACAATTACGGATAATCCCTGGGTAATTCGATTTCAACAAAATAGTAATagatttttattgacattttatcAGACTGGAAAAGTTCTCGTTTGTGAAATTGACTAA
- the LOC134689785 gene encoding E3 ubiquitin-protein ligase Midline-1-like, with the protein MASLQDSQKVNVQKDYDDLLTCSLCLETFRNPKYLPCLHTFCELCVNTYILSIVKEENSVGFKCPVCRNLVPITESQGRPETWAKQLPGNHFIVSMIDRSAKQKSEKLCDTCEQKHVSQKAVSFCTVCEESYCEPCEANHKLYKISRKHKIIPIQKIDEFTASSSNFCLVNCEEHPDKNIEIFCKDHSKPCCTVCATVHHSKCEEVVTVDKATSGIKQSTKARELMTKLVETSDKLGKGIMIHKDSMTTFDEGIEVALTDIKSQKDKFIRRLNELELQLQNETHATKKKKNMKMCDEATMMSSLKSTVDNWKNIFKACTLQGSDLQILIKMEEISRRIPQIEKDISKVEREIRDVSVSFKQEVITLNCLGSLKVTERSVQLGTGLKKVNFHSGCVKVLATIDVDVNRGGLRVLSGVFIDDNIILTDWVNILCCDLNGVMKEELKIASSPTDVASMSDRKIAVASDSRQINLLEIKPFTLIRTLSVDVPVYGLCYLNGEF; encoded by the coding sequence atggcGTCATTACAAGATTCACAGAAAGTCAATGTGCAAAAAGATTATGATGATTTATTGACTTGCTCATTATGTCTTGAGACTTTCAGAAATCCGAAGTATTTACCATGTCTGCATACATTTTGTGAGTTATGTGTTAATACTTATATTCTTTCAATTGTTAAAGAAGAAAATTCCGTTGGATTCAAATGTCCAGTCTGTCGAAATCTAGTTCCTATCACTGAAAGTCAAGGTAGGCCAGAAACATGGGCTAAACAATTACCAGGTAATCATTTTATAGTTTCAATGATTGATAGAAGCGCGAAACAGAAATCGGAAAAGCTTTGCGATACATGCGAACAAAAACACGTTTCACAGAAGGCAGTCTCGTTCTGCACTGTATGCGAAGAATCATATTGCGAACCATGCGAAGCTAATCataagttatataaaatatcaagaaaacacaaaataattccAATTCAAAAGATTGACGAATTCACGGCATCATCTTCAAATTTCTGTCTTGTGAATTGTGAAGAACATCCGGACaagaatattgaaatattttgcaagGATCACTCGAAACCATGTTGTACAGTTTGTGCCACGGTCCATCATAGCAAATGTGAAGAGGTTGTCACCGTAGACAAAGCAACTTCTGGTATAAAGCAATCAACGAAAGCACGAGAACTCATGACAAAATTAGTAGAAACCAGTGACAAATTAGGGAAAGGTATTATGATACATAAAGACAGCATGACAACTTTTGATGAAGGTATTGAAGTTGCCCTAACTGATATCAAATCCCAAAAGGATAAATTTATCAGACGTTTAAATGAACTTGAACTTCAGTTACAGAACGAAACTCATGCTacgaagaagaaaaaaaatatgaaaatgtgcGATGAAGCTACGATGATGTCAAGCCTCAAAAGTACTGTTGATAACtggaaaaatatctttaaagcATGCACTCTGCAAGGTTCAGACCTCCAAATCCTGATAAAAATGGAAGAAATTTCAAGAAGAATACCTCAGATTGAGAAAGATATATCAAAGGTAGAACGTGAAATAAGGGACGTGTCGGTATCATTCAAACAAGAAGTCATCACCCTAAACTGTCTTGGTAGTTTGAAGGTCACAGAAAGATCAGTACAACTAGGAACTGGGTTAAAGAAAGTTAATTTTCATTCAGGATGTGTTAAAGTTCTAGCAACCATTGACGTTGATGTAAACAGAGGTGGTTTAAGAGTGTTAAGCGGAGTTTTTATCGATGATAATATCATTCTGACAGACTGGGTGAATATACTGTGCTGCGATCTTAATGGAGTAATGAAAGAGGAATTAAAGATTGCGTCATCACCAACCGACGTTGCAAGTATGAGTGATAGGAAAATAGCAGTAGCTTCGGATTCACGACAAATTAATTTACTGGAAATAAAACCATTTACTTTAATCCGTACACTAAGTGTCGATGTTCCTGTTTATGGACTATGTTATCTAAATGGGGAGTTTTAA